The genomic window AGACGAATGGATTCCGGTTGAGCGCGGTGTCGAACTGGCGTCGCTGATTCCGGGCGCGCGCTTCTCACGCGTGCCCGGTTCAGGACATCTGATGCAGGAAGATGCACCCGAGGCAATCGTCGGCGAATTGCTGACCTTCCTGCGGATCGTGGCCTAGCGCGGTTGCAATCGCAAAGACAAGCTGGCTATACCATCCATCAAGACTTCTTCTTCGCGCTCTCGGCACGAAAGGCCGCCTCGCCGGCATCAGACACCTCGACCCATTTCTTGTCGGGCGGCGTGTCGGGCGCATAACTGTCGTGCCAGTTCCACCACTTGTACGTAGGCGTCTGCGGATAACCTTCCGGCGAATCTTCCCAGAGTTCCTGACGGCCAAGCGGTGTGATGTCCAGATAATTCCACGTGCCGCCCATCTGTTCGTCGCCGCGATTGTTGATGAAATAGGTTCGGTACACGCGGTCGCCGTCGCGGAAAAACACGTTCGTGCCGTGCCATTCGTCTACACCGAAATCGGCATCGAATTGATCCGTGAGGGTGAACCACGGAATATCCCATTCCATGCGCGCTTTGAGCCGCGCGATATCGTCCTGCGGCGCGCGAGATGCAAACACAAGCGTCGTGTCGCGTGCGTTCAGATGGGCGACATGCGCGACCTGATCGGCCACCATCGAGCAACCGCGGCACGCATGTTCGGGCCAGCCGAATACGCCCGGCTCGTAAAACGCGCGATAGATAATCAATTGACGACGCCCGTCGAAGAGATCGAGCAGGCTTGCCTTGCCCGCCGGGCCTTCGAACATGTAGTCGGCCTTGACGGCCGTCCATGGCATGCGACGACGCTCGGCCGCCAGCGCATCGCGGGCACGGCTATGCTCCTTTTCCTTGACGAGCAGACGCTCGCGCGCCGTCTCCCATTCTTCAGGCGACACGACCGGCGGCGTGCGCATCGCGGTTTGCGCGGCATTCTTTCCGTTCTCGTCTGATGTAGTCATGGTGTATGCAGCCTCCTTCCGGGTTAGGCGGATTTGCGTGTCTCATGAAATGCGATGTCGTCGATGTTCGACATGAGACAGTCTGCCGCCGGATCGCGAAACGATGGGAGTAACAAGTGTGGCGGAATTCCTGTCGCCAAACTTCCTACATCGCTGCAGTGAACGTGCCCGGTCCTGCACCGGCCATTGCCGATGACTCATTGAATTAGCCGCGTGTTCCGCCTGTTCCACTGATCGCCGAGGTGCCAGTGCATTCGTTCATGGCGCGCCAGTATGTGATGAACCGTCCGGCGAACATGCCCGCGACGACACCGGACACGGCGGCATCGATCAACACATAGTTCATGAGGGCCGCGACATTCGTGACGGTGGCCATTTCAAAGCCGAGCCAGAATTTGGCGATGAACGTGACGGCGATCAGCAGCAAGGGCACAAAAGACCCCGGAAGCATCACACTTCGCGCAACCGGATCGACGATGAAGCGCGTGCGACTCGCCGTAAAGAGGCCCGCCGCGATGCCCGCGCCGATGCCGATGATCCAAGCGAGCGCGGCGCTCCAGCCCGCGAGCGGTTCGTGAAGCATATGCGCGATGCCGAGTCCTGCGAAGACGAGCGGAACGATAGCGAGCTTCGAGAGCGGCGTCGTGCCACCGTGCAACGCCTTGATTCCTCGATATGCAAGGAATACGAGCAGCAGCCATACCCAGGTCGGTGTGCCTTGAATGATTGCAAGTGGCGACATGACGATCTCCTGCGAGTGTGATGGGTTGCGATAAGCGAATCAGCGTGCGGAGTCTTTGAGTTCGGC from Caballeronia insecticola includes these protein-coding regions:
- a CDS encoding DUF899 domain-containing protein, which produces MTTSDENGKNAAQTAMRTPPVVSPEEWETARERLLVKEKEHSRARDALAAERRRMPWTAVKADYMFEGPAGKASLLDLFDGRRQLIIYRAFYEPGVFGWPEHACRGCSMVADQVAHVAHLNARDTTLVFASRAPQDDIARLKARMEWDIPWFTLTDQFDADFGVDEWHGTNVFFRDGDRVYRTYFINNRGDEQMGGTWNYLDITPLGRQELWEDSPEGYPQTPTYKWWNWHDSYAPDTPPDKKWVEVSDAGEAAFRAESAKKKS
- a CDS encoding DUF6622 family protein, yielding MSPLAIIQGTPTWVWLLLVFLAYRGIKALHGGTTPLSKLAIVPLVFAGLGIAHMLHEPLAGWSAALAWIIGIGAGIAAGLFTASRTRFIVDPVARSVMLPGSFVPLLLIAVTFIAKFWLGFEMATVTNVAALMNYVLIDAAVSGVVAGMFAGRFITYWRAMNECTGTSAISGTGGTRG